A single region of the Paraburkholderia megapolitana genome encodes:
- a CDS encoding DUF2239 family protein, translating into MNRQVTTCTAFEGVRRVAAGSRQEVAVALKRLAEMGEQGEQPPILVFDDLTSEPVEFDLRGTVDDVRARLAGTEPEVESSANADQEPADATPRGRGRPKLGVVAREITLLPRHWDWLNEQSGGASVALRKLVDAARLASEDKDRRRAAQESAYRFMTALAGNLPGYEEATRALYANDRARFDKLIAVWPADVREHAGRLADGAFDVR; encoded by the coding sequence GTGAATCGACAGGTAACAACGTGTACGGCGTTCGAAGGCGTGCGAAGGGTTGCGGCGGGCAGCCGGCAAGAGGTGGCTGTTGCGCTGAAACGGTTGGCAGAGATGGGCGAGCAGGGTGAGCAGCCGCCCATCCTGGTCTTCGATGACCTGACCAGCGAGCCCGTCGAGTTCGATCTGCGCGGCACCGTCGACGACGTGCGCGCAAGACTCGCCGGCACGGAGCCGGAGGTCGAGTCGTCCGCAAACGCGGATCAGGAGCCCGCCGACGCGACACCGCGCGGCCGCGGCCGGCCGAAGCTCGGTGTGGTGGCGCGCGAGATCACGCTGCTGCCGCGTCACTGGGACTGGCTCAATGAGCAGTCGGGCGGCGCATCGGTGGCGCTGCGCAAACTCGTCGATGCCGCGCGGCTCGCGAGCGAAGACAAGGACCGCAGGCGCGCTGCGCAGGAATCGGCCTACCGGTTCATGACTGCGCTGGCCGGCAATCTGCCTGGCTACGAAGAGGCGACGCGAGCGCTGTATGCGAATGACCGCGCACGTTTCGACAAGCTGATTGCAGTGTGGCCGGCCGATGTGCGGGAGCATGCGGGACGGCTGGCGGACGGTGCGTTCGACGTGCGTTGA